One segment of Phragmites australis chromosome 13, lpPhrAust1.1, whole genome shotgun sequence DNA contains the following:
- the LOC133889085 gene encoding ABC transporter G family member 5, whose product MKKKAGGCEIQASGINYHITVSTPPHHPPLKVWSRADDDQQDQASTDVINTGVRHVLRNVTCRARPGELLAIVGPSGAGKSTLLEILAGRLSPSAPPDLLLLDGAAAHSADLRRVSGYVTQRDVLFPLLTVRETLLFSARLRLGARVPAKDMDARVDALLDELTLRRVAATRVKDLSGGERRRVSIGVDAVHDPEVLILDEPTSGLDSASALQIVGALRAMAETRGRTVLLSIHQPGARIVKMFDSVLLLAAGSVLHHGTVDALRSLLGAAGLDLPPHVDTVEFSIDSVDALRLHHRLLSTAGLQAAPPQLPPAREREGRCTLQQLFQQHKQVADEDMVVKNANAGSRYANSRAREVAVLSQRFFKNVARTRQLFACRTVCMLVAGLALGSIFYDLGEDKVAERVGLFAFLLTFLLSSTTEALPIFLQEREILAKETSSGAYRMSSYAVANAVVFLPFQLALAVVFAAPVYWLTGLRRTAAAFGYFLLVIWLILYTANSVVVCFAAAAPDFVVGNAAIQGVMGSFFLFSGYFIARSAMPGCWVFMHYLSLFKWPFEALLVNEFAGGGRCVMRVLGECVATGDEVLRREGLGEECRWRNVGVMVAFMAAYRVLGYGVLRVRCSLALNKAKAVNLRLSRLF is encoded by the coding sequence ATGAAGAAGAAAGCCGGCGGCTGCGAGATCCAAGCCAGCGGCATCAACTACCACATCACCGTCTCCACGCCACCTCACCACCCTCCTCTCAAGGTTTGGAGCAGAGCAGACGACGACCAGCAAGACCAAGCCTCCACCGATGTAATCAACACCGGCGTCCGCCACGTGCTTCGGAACGTCACCTGCCGCGCGCGCCCCGGCGAGCTCCTCGCCATCGTCGGTCCCAGCGGCGCCGGCAAGTCCACGCTGCTCGAgatcctcgccggccgcctctcCCCTTCCGCGCCGCCAGaccttctcctcctcgacgGCGCCGCCGCCCACAGCGCTGACCTCCGCCGCGTCTCCGGCTACGTCACCCAGCGAGACGTCCTCTTCCCGCTCCTCACCGTGCGCGAGACGCTGCTCTTCAGCGCGCGCCTCCGCCTAGGCGCCCGCGTGCCCGCCAAGGACATGGACGCCCGCGTCGACGCGCTCCTCGACGAGCTCACCCTGCGCCGCGTTGCCGCCACGAGGGTCAAGGACCTCTCCGGGGGCGAGCGCCGGCGCGTGTCCATCGGCGTCGACGCGGTGCACGACCCCGAGGTGCTCATCCTCGACGAGCCCACCTCCGGCCTCGACAGCGCCTCCGCGCTCCAGATCGTCGGCGCGCTCCGCGCCATGGCGGAGACGCGCGGCCGCACCGTGCTGCTCAGCATCCACCAGCCGGGCGCGCGCATCGTCAAGATGTTCGACTCCGTCCTCCTGCTCGCCGCAGGCTCCGTCCTCCACCACGGCACTGTCGACGCCCTCCGCTCCCTGCTCGGCGCCGCGGGCCTCGACCTGCCCCCGCACGTTGACACCGTCGAGTTCTCCATCGACTCTGTGGACGcgctccgcctccaccaccgcctcctcagCACCGCTGGGCTGCAGGCGGCGCCTCCCCAGCTCCCGCCGGCAAGAGAGCGCGAGGGCAGGTGCACGCTGCAGCAGCTGTTCCAGCAGCACAAGCAGGTGGCGGACGAGGACATGGTCGTCAAGAACGCGAACGCGGGGTCGCGGTACGCCAACTCGCGGGCGCGCGAGGTGGCGGTGCTGTCGCAGCGCTTCTTCAAGAACGTGGCACGGACGCGGCAGCTGTTCGCGTGCCGCACGGTGTGCATGCTGGTGGCTGGGCTGGCGCTGGGCTCCATCTTCTACGACCTCGGCGAGGACAAGGTGGCGGAGCGCGTGGGGCTCTTCGCCTTCCTGCTCACCTTCCTGCTGTCGTCCACCACGGAGGCGCTGCCCATCTTCCTGCAGGAGCGCGAGATCCTGGCCAAGGAGACGTCGTCGGGGGCTTACCGCATGTCGTCGTACGCGGTGGCGAACGCGGTGGTGTTCCTGCCCTTCCAGCTGGCGCTGGCCGTAGTGTTCGCGGCGCCGGTGTACTGGCTGACGGGCCTCcggcgcacggcggcggcaTTCGGCTACTTCCTGCTGGTGATATGGCTGATCCTGTACACGGCGAACTCCGTGGTTGTGTGCTTCGCGGCTGCGGCGCCGGACTTCGTGGTGGGGAACGCGGCGATCCAGGGGGTGATGGGATCCTTCTTCCTGTTCTCGGGGTACTTCATCGCGCGGTCGGCGATGCCGGGGTGCTGGGTGTTCATGCACTACCTGTCGCTGTTCAAGTGGCCGTTCGAGGCGCTGCTGGTAAACGAGTTCGCCGGGGGCGGGAGGTGCGTGATGCGGGTGCTGGGCGAGTGCGTGGCCACGGGGGACGAGGTGCTGCGCCGGGAGGGGCTCGGGGAGGAGTGCAGGTGGCGCAACGTCGGCGTCATGGTGGCCTTCATGGCGGCCTACAGGGTGCTGGGATACGGCGTGCTGAGGGTGAGGTGCAGCCTCGCGCTCAACAAGGCCAAGGCCGTCAACCTCAGATTGAGCCGGCTTTTTTAG
- the LOC133887696 gene encoding uncharacterized protein LOC133887696: MASGSGSGSGSASDSGNKSLETARRLLEEAALPTEAEQLPSERGFYDAFVLRGIRVQAAHPGSLLCHYTVPSRLLNSGGFLHGGATASLVDLVASAVFCTAGLRTRGSPLEMNISYLDAAFSDEEIDIEATVLHAGKSVGVAVVELKKKSGKIIAQARYSKYLGASSKL; the protein is encoded by the exons ATGgcctccggctccggctccggctccggctccgccTCGGACAGCGGGAACAAGTCGTTGGAGACGGCCCGGCGGCTGctggaggaggcggcgctgccCACGGAGGCAGAGCAGCTGCCCTCGGAACGGGGGTTCTACGACGCCTTCGTCCTGAGGGGCATCCGCGTCCAGGCCGCCCACCCCGGCAGCCTCCTCTGCCACTACACCGTCCCCTCCAGGCTACTC AACTCGGGCGGGTTCCTGCACGGCGGCGCAACTGCCTCCCTCGTTGATTTGGTTGCCTCCGCCGTCTTCTGCACCGCCGGCCTCCGCACCAGGGGCTCTCCCCTCGAGATGAACATCTCCTACCTGGATGCCGCCTTCTCCGAT GAAGAGATTGATATCGAGGCGACGGTTCTGCATGCTGGAAAGTCTGTCGGAGTGGCTGTTGTGGAACTGAAGAAGAAATCTGGCAAAATCATCGCTCAAGCTCGCTACTCCAAGTATCTCGGTGCATCCAGCAAACTTTGA